A single Watersipora subatra chromosome 7, tzWatSuba1.1, whole genome shotgun sequence DNA region contains:
- the LOC137399413 gene encoding tetratricopeptide repeat protein 7B-like isoform X1, giving the protein MTTKGKSNKLEADIERYRGLQNWEKAIELTKTQWNKSNVGLVDLSDVLSNLLQGEKELESYLLNNPPVEENVEMAKEKLVAAERHLRYVAQRCPKERETLKQEAVLLLGKLLFAEAKYAEALKEFDSINMDKLTLHLITNRMLKIYAEGLAVKAMCLEKLISQGKGKQSAENEELIIKYYEQSGDILLLYLQNRDYADVSSSPTYPSTMTLGAPSATPANADAIGSILEMAVQKSPLIHIEKGDVGKGVERFRELLRAVAPAQSKCLYRLILARQLAEVLLRGICGATYIPIKLQQSKPKGAIKASQYDSPNMFIPSNEEEEALLLLLIAEGMANKEAILERSAEHQQSRMHSYDNATAVYDLLAICLVRRSNCTILAEALERAMKFSYEEPHVWYQFALSLIETGKFDRAYLVLKECHRIVPKDFTILLLQAKLCYDKLHQIDDGIQLCEKAVELCEDPISKSKCLLLLATGYSYKLSECRVNDKREELDKQALSAYTEAYTLDNYNVEAAYRLGLHQALQRKLSDAFKSTRQALRLQPDHMNSLTLLSLLYSSEKNQEKALQVIKIALGEHPDTLSLLLVRCKLENSLGLFQQSLSTCSQMLSLWKHEYQSIQQEENRGTGLLERFTDNGKGLLLVADTANGSDCAYVELHACDDKGSVRELAAASKVEKALSEVASSYQSSLWVPHGPQHSWSVQAQIWIHLAEIYLEAGHANEAHECVKEAMAIFPLSHLASYMKGRVLEVEQNYEEAKSCFEAALSINPYHVKSMTYLGKTLHMMGAPKLAEKMLRDAVNADPTSHQAWKELGIVLESGNEHDTAAECLITAINLECSTPVLPFGTLLRVI; this is encoded by the exons ATGACGACGAAAGGCAAAAGTAACAAGCTTGAAGCTGACATAGAACGCTACAGAGGCCTTCAGAATTGGGAAAAGGCAATAGAATTAACTAAAACACAATGGAACAAATCGAATGTTGGCTTAG TGGACCTGAGTG ATGTTTTGTCCAACTTGCTACAAGGAGAGAAAGAACTAGAATCATACCTGCTGAACAACCCTCCAGTTGAAGAGAATGTCGAGATGGCTAAGGAGAAGCTTGTGGCAGCAGAGAGACACCTTCGATATGTAGCTCAGCGATGCCCTAAAGAAAGG GAGACGCTAAAACAGGAAGCGGTGCTGTTGTTAGGCAAGTTGTTGTTTGCTGAGGCGAAGTATGCGGAAGCGTTGAAGGAGTTTGACAGCATCAACATGGACAAGCTGACCCTTCATCTAATCACCAACCGGATGCTGAAGATATACGCTGAGGGTCTCGCTGTCAAAG CCATGTGCCTGGAGAAATTAATCAGCCAAGGGAAGGGCAAACAGTCTGCTGAAAATGAAGAGCTAATCATCAAATACTACGAGCAATCTGGCGATATTCTCCTTCTTTATCTCCAGAACAG GGACTATGCTGATGTCAGCTCGAGTCCAACGTATCCGAGCACTATGACGTTGGGGGCTCCTAGTGCCACCCCGGCTAACGCTGATGCCATTGGTTCAATATTAGAAATGGCAGTTCAAAAATCACCACTTATTCATATAGAGAAGGG AGACGTCGGCAAAGGAGTGGAGAGATTCCGAGAGCTATTGAGAGCTGTCGCACCAGCCCAAAGCAAATGTCTTTATAGACTG atattaGCTCGTCAGTTAGCAGAGGTTTTGCTACGGGGAATTTGTGGTGCCACATATATTCCCATCAAACTCCAACAAAGCAAGCCCAAAGGAGCCATCAAGGCCAGCCAGTACGACAGCCCCAATATGTTCATTCCTTCTAATGAGGAAGAGGAGGCCTTGCTGCTGCTCCTTATAGCTGAG GGTATGGCTAACAAGGAGGCCATCTTGGAAAGGAGTGCAGAGCATCAGCAGTCTCGGATGCATTCCTATGATAATGCAACCGCTGTCTACGATCTTCTAGCAATTTGCTTGGTGCGGAGGTCCAACTGTACAATACTAGCGGAG GCGTTAGAGAGAGCAATGAAGTTCTCATATGAGGAGCCTCATGTCTGGTACCAGTTTGCCCTCTCACTTATCGAGACAGGAAAG TTTGACAGAGCATATCTAGTGCTGAAAGAGTGTCATAGAATCGTACCTAAGGACTTTACCATACTCTTGCTACAAGCTAAACTCTGCTATGACAAGTTGCATCAG ATAGATGATGGCATACAATTATGTGAAAAAGCGGTCGAGCTGTGTGAGGACCCGATTTCTAAGAGTAAATGCTTGCTTCTGCTGGCCACAGGCTATAGCTACAAACTTTCTGAATGCAGAGTCAATGACAAACGGGAGGAACTTGACAAGCAGGCCTTGAGTGCTTACACCGA GGCCTACACATTAGACAACTATAATGTGGAAGCAGCCTACAGGCTTGGCTTGCATCAGGCTCTCCAGAGGAAATTGAGTGATGCCTTCAAAAGTACAAGACAAGCTTTACGG CTGCAGCCAGACCACATGAACAGTTTAACTCTTCTCAGTCTCCTCTATTCATCTGAGAAGAACCAGGAGAAGGCACTACAAGTTATTAAAATAGCCTTAGGGGAGCATCCAGATACATTAAG TTTATTGTTGGTGCGCTGCAAGCTAGAGAACTCCTTGGGTCTTTTCCAACAGTCCCTTTCGACTTGTTCACAGATGCTAAGTCTATGGAAGCATGAATATCAGTCGATACAGCA GGAAGAGAACCGGGGCACGGGTCTATTGGAAAGATTCACAGATAATGGCAAAGGACTTCTACTTGTCGCTGACACAGCCAATGGCAGCG ACTGTGCCTATGTGGAGCTACATGCTTGTGATGATAAAG GCTCTGTGAGAGAACTTGCGGCAGCATCTAAAGTAGAGAAGGCGTTGTCAGAGGTAGCGTCATCTTACCAAAGTTCTCTTTGGGTTCCACATGGACCTCAACACAGCTGGTCAGTGCAAGCACAGATCTGGATACATTTAG CTGAAATATATCTGGAGGCAGGTCACGCCAATGAGGCTCATGAGTGTGTAAAAGAGGCCATGGCCATATTTCCTCTTTCACACCTCGCTAGCTACATG AAAGGCCGCGTGTTGGAAGTAGAACAAAATTATGAAGAAGCGAAGTCATGTTTTGAGGCTGCACTAAGCATCAACCCTTATCATGTTAAGAGTATGACATATCTG GGCAAGACGCTGCATATGATGGGAGCTCCTAAATTGGCAGAGAAAATGTTACGGGATGCGGTAAATGCTGACCCAACTTCACACCAGGCTTG GAAAGAACTAGGTATTGTGCTGGAGTCGGGAAACGAGCACGACACTGCTGCTGAATGTCTCATTACTGCCATAAATCTAGAATGTTCTACACCGGTACTTCCATTTGGCACATTGCTCAGAGTCATCTGA
- the LOC137399413 gene encoding tetratricopeptide repeat protein 7B-like isoform X2, whose product MTTKGKSNKLEADIERYRGLQNWEKAIELTKTQWNKSNVGLDVLSNLLQGEKELESYLLNNPPVEENVEMAKEKLVAAERHLRYVAQRCPKERETLKQEAVLLLGKLLFAEAKYAEALKEFDSINMDKLTLHLITNRMLKIYAEGLAVKAMCLEKLISQGKGKQSAENEELIIKYYEQSGDILLLYLQNRDYADVSSSPTYPSTMTLGAPSATPANADAIGSILEMAVQKSPLIHIEKGDVGKGVERFRELLRAVAPAQSKCLYRLILARQLAEVLLRGICGATYIPIKLQQSKPKGAIKASQYDSPNMFIPSNEEEEALLLLLIAEGMANKEAILERSAEHQQSRMHSYDNATAVYDLLAICLVRRSNCTILAEALERAMKFSYEEPHVWYQFALSLIETGKFDRAYLVLKECHRIVPKDFTILLLQAKLCYDKLHQIDDGIQLCEKAVELCEDPISKSKCLLLLATGYSYKLSECRVNDKREELDKQALSAYTEAYTLDNYNVEAAYRLGLHQALQRKLSDAFKSTRQALRLQPDHMNSLTLLSLLYSSEKNQEKALQVIKIALGEHPDTLSLLLVRCKLENSLGLFQQSLSTCSQMLSLWKHEYQSIQQEENRGTGLLERFTDNGKGLLLVADTANGSDCAYVELHACDDKGSVRELAAASKVEKALSEVASSYQSSLWVPHGPQHSWSVQAQIWIHLAEIYLEAGHANEAHECVKEAMAIFPLSHLASYMKGRVLEVEQNYEEAKSCFEAALSINPYHVKSMTYLGKTLHMMGAPKLAEKMLRDAVNADPTSHQAWKELGIVLESGNEHDTAAECLITAINLECSTPVLPFGTLLRVI is encoded by the exons ATGACGACGAAAGGCAAAAGTAACAAGCTTGAAGCTGACATAGAACGCTACAGAGGCCTTCAGAATTGGGAAAAGGCAATAGAATTAACTAAAACACAATGGAACAAATCGAATGTTGGCTTAG ATGTTTTGTCCAACTTGCTACAAGGAGAGAAAGAACTAGAATCATACCTGCTGAACAACCCTCCAGTTGAAGAGAATGTCGAGATGGCTAAGGAGAAGCTTGTGGCAGCAGAGAGACACCTTCGATATGTAGCTCAGCGATGCCCTAAAGAAAGG GAGACGCTAAAACAGGAAGCGGTGCTGTTGTTAGGCAAGTTGTTGTTTGCTGAGGCGAAGTATGCGGAAGCGTTGAAGGAGTTTGACAGCATCAACATGGACAAGCTGACCCTTCATCTAATCACCAACCGGATGCTGAAGATATACGCTGAGGGTCTCGCTGTCAAAG CCATGTGCCTGGAGAAATTAATCAGCCAAGGGAAGGGCAAACAGTCTGCTGAAAATGAAGAGCTAATCATCAAATACTACGAGCAATCTGGCGATATTCTCCTTCTTTATCTCCAGAACAG GGACTATGCTGATGTCAGCTCGAGTCCAACGTATCCGAGCACTATGACGTTGGGGGCTCCTAGTGCCACCCCGGCTAACGCTGATGCCATTGGTTCAATATTAGAAATGGCAGTTCAAAAATCACCACTTATTCATATAGAGAAGGG AGACGTCGGCAAAGGAGTGGAGAGATTCCGAGAGCTATTGAGAGCTGTCGCACCAGCCCAAAGCAAATGTCTTTATAGACTG atattaGCTCGTCAGTTAGCAGAGGTTTTGCTACGGGGAATTTGTGGTGCCACATATATTCCCATCAAACTCCAACAAAGCAAGCCCAAAGGAGCCATCAAGGCCAGCCAGTACGACAGCCCCAATATGTTCATTCCTTCTAATGAGGAAGAGGAGGCCTTGCTGCTGCTCCTTATAGCTGAG GGTATGGCTAACAAGGAGGCCATCTTGGAAAGGAGTGCAGAGCATCAGCAGTCTCGGATGCATTCCTATGATAATGCAACCGCTGTCTACGATCTTCTAGCAATTTGCTTGGTGCGGAGGTCCAACTGTACAATACTAGCGGAG GCGTTAGAGAGAGCAATGAAGTTCTCATATGAGGAGCCTCATGTCTGGTACCAGTTTGCCCTCTCACTTATCGAGACAGGAAAG TTTGACAGAGCATATCTAGTGCTGAAAGAGTGTCATAGAATCGTACCTAAGGACTTTACCATACTCTTGCTACAAGCTAAACTCTGCTATGACAAGTTGCATCAG ATAGATGATGGCATACAATTATGTGAAAAAGCGGTCGAGCTGTGTGAGGACCCGATTTCTAAGAGTAAATGCTTGCTTCTGCTGGCCACAGGCTATAGCTACAAACTTTCTGAATGCAGAGTCAATGACAAACGGGAGGAACTTGACAAGCAGGCCTTGAGTGCTTACACCGA GGCCTACACATTAGACAACTATAATGTGGAAGCAGCCTACAGGCTTGGCTTGCATCAGGCTCTCCAGAGGAAATTGAGTGATGCCTTCAAAAGTACAAGACAAGCTTTACGG CTGCAGCCAGACCACATGAACAGTTTAACTCTTCTCAGTCTCCTCTATTCATCTGAGAAGAACCAGGAGAAGGCACTACAAGTTATTAAAATAGCCTTAGGGGAGCATCCAGATACATTAAG TTTATTGTTGGTGCGCTGCAAGCTAGAGAACTCCTTGGGTCTTTTCCAACAGTCCCTTTCGACTTGTTCACAGATGCTAAGTCTATGGAAGCATGAATATCAGTCGATACAGCA GGAAGAGAACCGGGGCACGGGTCTATTGGAAAGATTCACAGATAATGGCAAAGGACTTCTACTTGTCGCTGACACAGCCAATGGCAGCG ACTGTGCCTATGTGGAGCTACATGCTTGTGATGATAAAG GCTCTGTGAGAGAACTTGCGGCAGCATCTAAAGTAGAGAAGGCGTTGTCAGAGGTAGCGTCATCTTACCAAAGTTCTCTTTGGGTTCCACATGGACCTCAACACAGCTGGTCAGTGCAAGCACAGATCTGGATACATTTAG CTGAAATATATCTGGAGGCAGGTCACGCCAATGAGGCTCATGAGTGTGTAAAAGAGGCCATGGCCATATTTCCTCTTTCACACCTCGCTAGCTACATG AAAGGCCGCGTGTTGGAAGTAGAACAAAATTATGAAGAAGCGAAGTCATGTTTTGAGGCTGCACTAAGCATCAACCCTTATCATGTTAAGAGTATGACATATCTG GGCAAGACGCTGCATATGATGGGAGCTCCTAAATTGGCAGAGAAAATGTTACGGGATGCGGTAAATGCTGACCCAACTTCACACCAGGCTTG GAAAGAACTAGGTATTGTGCTGGAGTCGGGAAACGAGCACGACACTGCTGCTGAATGTCTCATTACTGCCATAAATCTAGAATGTTCTACACCGGTACTTCCATTTGGCACATTGCTCAGAGTCATCTGA
- the LOC137399413 gene encoding tetratricopeptide repeat protein 7B-like isoform X3 has translation MTTKGKSNKLEADIERYRGLQNWEKAIELTKTQWNKSNVGLVDLSDVLSNLLQGEKELESYLLNNPPVEENVEMAKEKLVAAERHLRYVAQRCPKERETLKQEAVLLLGKLLFAEAKYAEALKEFDSINMDKLTLHLITNRMLKIYAEGLAVKAMCLEKLISQGKGKQSAENEELIIKYYEQSGDILLLYLQNRDYADVSSSPTYPSTMTLGAPSATPANADAIGSILEMAVQKSPLIHIEKGDVGKGVERFRELLRAVAPAQSKCLYRLILARQLAEVLLRGICGATYIPIKLQQSKPKGAIKASQYDSPNMFIPSNEEEEALLLLLIAEGMANKEAILERSAEHQQSRMHSYDNATAVYDLLAICLVRRSNCTILAEALERAMKFSYEEPHVWYQFALSLIETGKFDRAYLVLKECHRIVPKDFTILLLQAKLCYDKLHQIDDGIQLCEKAVELCEDPISKSKCLLLLATGYSYKLSECRVNDKREELDKQALSAYTEAYTLDNYNVEAAYRLGLHQALQRKLSDAFKSTRQALRLQPDHMNSLTLLSLLYSSEKNQEKALQVIKIALGEHPDTLSLLLVRCKLENSLGLFQQSLSTCSQMLSLWKHEYQSIQQEENRGTGLLERFTDNGKGLLLVADTANGSGSVRELAAASKVEKALSEVASSYQSSLWVPHGPQHSWSVQAQIWIHLAEIYLEAGHANEAHECVKEAMAIFPLSHLASYMKGRVLEVEQNYEEAKSCFEAALSINPYHVKSMTYLGKTLHMMGAPKLAEKMLRDAVNADPTSHQAWKELGIVLESGNEHDTAAECLITAINLECSTPVLPFGTLLRVI, from the exons ATGACGACGAAAGGCAAAAGTAACAAGCTTGAAGCTGACATAGAACGCTACAGAGGCCTTCAGAATTGGGAAAAGGCAATAGAATTAACTAAAACACAATGGAACAAATCGAATGTTGGCTTAG TGGACCTGAGTG ATGTTTTGTCCAACTTGCTACAAGGAGAGAAAGAACTAGAATCATACCTGCTGAACAACCCTCCAGTTGAAGAGAATGTCGAGATGGCTAAGGAGAAGCTTGTGGCAGCAGAGAGACACCTTCGATATGTAGCTCAGCGATGCCCTAAAGAAAGG GAGACGCTAAAACAGGAAGCGGTGCTGTTGTTAGGCAAGTTGTTGTTTGCTGAGGCGAAGTATGCGGAAGCGTTGAAGGAGTTTGACAGCATCAACATGGACAAGCTGACCCTTCATCTAATCACCAACCGGATGCTGAAGATATACGCTGAGGGTCTCGCTGTCAAAG CCATGTGCCTGGAGAAATTAATCAGCCAAGGGAAGGGCAAACAGTCTGCTGAAAATGAAGAGCTAATCATCAAATACTACGAGCAATCTGGCGATATTCTCCTTCTTTATCTCCAGAACAG GGACTATGCTGATGTCAGCTCGAGTCCAACGTATCCGAGCACTATGACGTTGGGGGCTCCTAGTGCCACCCCGGCTAACGCTGATGCCATTGGTTCAATATTAGAAATGGCAGTTCAAAAATCACCACTTATTCATATAGAGAAGGG AGACGTCGGCAAAGGAGTGGAGAGATTCCGAGAGCTATTGAGAGCTGTCGCACCAGCCCAAAGCAAATGTCTTTATAGACTG atattaGCTCGTCAGTTAGCAGAGGTTTTGCTACGGGGAATTTGTGGTGCCACATATATTCCCATCAAACTCCAACAAAGCAAGCCCAAAGGAGCCATCAAGGCCAGCCAGTACGACAGCCCCAATATGTTCATTCCTTCTAATGAGGAAGAGGAGGCCTTGCTGCTGCTCCTTATAGCTGAG GGTATGGCTAACAAGGAGGCCATCTTGGAAAGGAGTGCAGAGCATCAGCAGTCTCGGATGCATTCCTATGATAATGCAACCGCTGTCTACGATCTTCTAGCAATTTGCTTGGTGCGGAGGTCCAACTGTACAATACTAGCGGAG GCGTTAGAGAGAGCAATGAAGTTCTCATATGAGGAGCCTCATGTCTGGTACCAGTTTGCCCTCTCACTTATCGAGACAGGAAAG TTTGACAGAGCATATCTAGTGCTGAAAGAGTGTCATAGAATCGTACCTAAGGACTTTACCATACTCTTGCTACAAGCTAAACTCTGCTATGACAAGTTGCATCAG ATAGATGATGGCATACAATTATGTGAAAAAGCGGTCGAGCTGTGTGAGGACCCGATTTCTAAGAGTAAATGCTTGCTTCTGCTGGCCACAGGCTATAGCTACAAACTTTCTGAATGCAGAGTCAATGACAAACGGGAGGAACTTGACAAGCAGGCCTTGAGTGCTTACACCGA GGCCTACACATTAGACAACTATAATGTGGAAGCAGCCTACAGGCTTGGCTTGCATCAGGCTCTCCAGAGGAAATTGAGTGATGCCTTCAAAAGTACAAGACAAGCTTTACGG CTGCAGCCAGACCACATGAACAGTTTAACTCTTCTCAGTCTCCTCTATTCATCTGAGAAGAACCAGGAGAAGGCACTACAAGTTATTAAAATAGCCTTAGGGGAGCATCCAGATACATTAAG TTTATTGTTGGTGCGCTGCAAGCTAGAGAACTCCTTGGGTCTTTTCCAACAGTCCCTTTCGACTTGTTCACAGATGCTAAGTCTATGGAAGCATGAATATCAGTCGATACAGCA GGAAGAGAACCGGGGCACGGGTCTATTGGAAAGATTCACAGATAATGGCAAAGGACTTCTACTTGTCGCTGACACAGCCAATGGCAGCG GCTCTGTGAGAGAACTTGCGGCAGCATCTAAAGTAGAGAAGGCGTTGTCAGAGGTAGCGTCATCTTACCAAAGTTCTCTTTGGGTTCCACATGGACCTCAACACAGCTGGTCAGTGCAAGCACAGATCTGGATACATTTAG CTGAAATATATCTGGAGGCAGGTCACGCCAATGAGGCTCATGAGTGTGTAAAAGAGGCCATGGCCATATTTCCTCTTTCACACCTCGCTAGCTACATG AAAGGCCGCGTGTTGGAAGTAGAACAAAATTATGAAGAAGCGAAGTCATGTTTTGAGGCTGCACTAAGCATCAACCCTTATCATGTTAAGAGTATGACATATCTG GGCAAGACGCTGCATATGATGGGAGCTCCTAAATTGGCAGAGAAAATGTTACGGGATGCGGTAAATGCTGACCCAACTTCACACCAGGCTTG GAAAGAACTAGGTATTGTGCTGGAGTCGGGAAACGAGCACGACACTGCTGCTGAATGTCTCATTACTGCCATAAATCTAGAATGTTCTACACCGGTACTTCCATTTGGCACATTGCTCAGAGTCATCTGA